The Mycobacteriales bacterium DNA window CGATGTAGTACGGGTTGAGTTGCTCGTCGGTGACCACGTGGGCCAGGGCATCGGCGGCGCTGAGCATCATCTCGGCCGTGATGTCGTGGGCGCGCGCGTCGAGCAGACCACGGAACACGCCGGGGAAGGCGAGCACATTGTTGATCTGGTTCGGATAGTCGCTGCGCCCGGACGCGACGACCGCCGCCACCTCGCGGGCCGCGTCCATGTTGACCTCGGGATCGGGGTTGGCGAGCGCGAAGACGATCGCGTGCTCGGCCATCCGATAGAGGTATTCGGCCGGCAGGATGTCGGCGGCGCTGACGCCGATGAAGACGTCGGCACCGTCCAGGGCGACGTCGAGGCCGCCGGTCCGGCCTGCGGGATTGGTCGCCGCGGCGAGCGCGCGCTTGTCCGGCGACAGCCGGTCGTCGTCCGGGGAGAGAATGCCTTCCCGGTCCCACACCAGCAGGTGTTTCGCGCCGGCGGCGAGCAGCAGCGTGACGATCGCCGTCCCGGCGGCGCCGCCCCCGGCCACCACGATCTTGACGTCGGAGAGCACCTTCTCCACGCAACGCAGCGCGTTGGTCAGCGCGGCGAGCACCACGATCGCCGTACCGTGCTGGTCGTCGTGGAACACCGGGATGTCGAGCCGGTCACGCAGGCGACGCTCGATCTCGAAGCAGCGCGGCGCGGAGATGTCCTCCAGGTTGACCCCGCCGAAGCCGGGAGAGATCAGCTCGACGGTCCGAACGATCTCGTCGACGTCAGTGGTGTCGAGGCAGATCGGCCACGCGTCGATCCCGGCGAACCGCTTGAAGAGCGCGGCCTTGCCCTCCATCACCGGCAGGGCGGCGCCCGGGCCGAGGTTGCCCAGGCCGAGCACCGCGGTGCCGTCGGTCACAACCGCCACGCTGTTGCCCTTGACGGTGAGCCGCCGGACGTCCTCGGGGTGTTCGGCCAGCGCCAGGGCGACCCGGGCCACGCCGGGGGTGTAGGCCATCGACATGTCGTCGCGGGTCCGCAGCGGCACCTTGGAGGCCACCTCGATCTTCCCGCCGATGTGAAGGAGGAAGGTGCGGTCGCTGACCTTGTGGACGGTGGCCCCGGCAACGTCGCGGAGCGCCGCGACGATCTCGTCGGCGTGCTCGCCGTTGGTCGCCGAACAGGTCACGTCGATCACGAGCCGGTCGTGCCTCGACTCGGCCACGTCGATCGCGGTCACCACGCCGCCGGCGTGCCCGATCGCCGTCGCCACCCGGCCCACCACCGCGGGATCCGGATCGGTGACCAGGCGCACCGTGATCGAGTACGACGCGCTCGTGGGAAGCGCGCGGCC harbors:
- a CDS encoding NAD-dependent malic enzyme, with amino-acid sequence MSTPPATPPRGNGRALPTSASYSITVRLVTDPDPAVVGRVATAIGHAGGVVTAIDVAESRHDRLVIDVTCSATNGEHADEIVAALRDVAGATVHKVSDRTFLLHIGGKIEVASKVPLRTRDDMSMAYTPGVARVALALAEHPEDVRRLTVKGNSVAVVTDGTAVLGLGNLGPGAALPVMEGKAALFKRFAGIDAWPICLDTTDVDEIVRTVELISPGFGGVNLEDISAPRCFEIERRLRDRLDIPVFHDDQHGTAIVVLAALTNALRCVEKVLSDVKIVVAGGGAAGTAIVTLLLAAGAKHLLVWDREGILSPDDDRLSPDKRALAAATNPAGRTGGLDVALDGADVFIGVSAADILPAEYLYRMAEHAIVFALANPDPEVNMDAAREVAAVVASGRSDYPNQINNVLAFPGVFRGLLDARAHDITAEMMLSAADALAHVVTDEQLNPYYIVPSVFDPQVTAAVAAAVAAAAADVAPQPPGSSEEGLGEDWPTR